A single region of the Brienomyrus brachyistius isolate T26 chromosome 10, BBRACH_0.4, whole genome shotgun sequence genome encodes:
- the ube2d2 gene encoding ubiquitin-conjugating enzyme E2 D2, producing the protein MALKRIHKELNDLARDPPAQCSAGPVGDDMFHWQATIMGPNDSPYQGGVFFLTIHFPTDYPFKPPKVAFTTRIYHPNINSNGSICLDILRSQWSPALTISKVLLSICSLLCDPNPDDPLVPEIARIYKTDREKYNRIAREWTQKYAM; encoded by the exons ATGGCTCTGAAAAGAATTCACAAG GAGTTGAATGACTTGGCACGTGACCCTCCAGCTCAGTGCTCAGCCGGACCGGTTGGTGATGACA TGTTTCATTGGCAAGCTACAATAATGGGACCC AACGACAGTCCTTACCAAGGTGGCGTGTTCTTCTTGACTATTCACTTCCCCACAGATTACCCCTTCAAACCGCCAAAG GTTGCATTCACCACAAGAATCTACCACCCAAACATCAACAGTAATGGCAGCATCTGCCTTGACATTCTGAGATCACAGTGGTCCCCAGCACTTACCATTTCTAAAG TTCTCTTGTCCATCTGCTCGCTGCTATGTGACCCAAATCCAGATGACCCGTTAGTGCCTGAGATCGCCCGCATCTACAAGACAGATAGGGAAAA GTACAACAGAATAGCTCGGGAATGGACGCAAAAGTATGCGATGTAG
- the zgc:110843 gene encoding CDGSH iron-sulfur domain-containing protein 1 produces the protein MSASSFLALPKPDIRNGFSFCKEHLTTVLPVVLATAAGTYLICRYFGRRSCKKSRVNREVNKDSPKVVHSFDMEDIGSKAVYCRCWRSTKFPYCDGAHTKHNEDTGDNVGPLIIKKRDA, from the exons ATGTCGGCATCATCATTTCTGGCGCTACCCAAGCCGGATATAAGAAATGGATTCTCCTTTTGCAAAG AGCACCTGACCACTGTTCTGCCTGTGGTATTGGCCACTGCTGCTGGAACCTACCTCATCTGCAGGTACTTCGGTAGGAGGAGCTGCAAGAAGAGCAGGGTGAACCGGGAGGTGAACAAGGACAGCCCCAAGGTGGTGCACAGCTTTGACATGGAGGACATTGGCTCCAAGGCCGTCTACTGCCGATGCTGGAGGTCCACAAAG TTCCCTTATTGCGACGGCGCACACACCAAGCACAACGAAGACACTGGCGACAACGTGGGTCCCCTCATCATCAAAAAGAGGGATGCCTAA
- the LOC125750976 gene encoding LOW QUALITY PROTEIN: CXXC-type zinc finger protein 5-like (The sequence of the model RefSeq protein was modified relative to this genomic sequence to represent the inferred CDS: deleted 3 bases in 2 codons), whose protein sequence is MSSGRPEGSHSAEAPDKSSCGEDATPPAPERRSRSGIISEPLSKSLKRSRTLSQNTASCSAANGLAHNGTADAKGNATSTQQRAAKAERASEPAPEGHNGLHFAQAAELLKRAGMLLPGEQGGGAGDPDGVSAADAVGPADFPLSVAFPFNPGLFIMTPAGVFLADSALHMAGLAEYPMQSELASAISSGKKKRKRCGMCPPCRRRINCEQCSSCRNRKTGHQICKFRKCEELKKKPSAALEKVMLPTGAAFRWFQ, encoded by the exons ATGTCTAGCGGGCGTCCCGAGGGAAGCCACAGCGCAGAGGCCCCGGACAAGAGCAGCTGCGGCGAGGAC gccaccccccctgccccggAGCGGCGGAGTCGGAGCGGCATCATCAGCGAACCGCTCAGCAAGAGCCTGAAACGGTCGCGCACGCTCTCCCAGAACACCGCCAGCTGCTCAGCCGCCAACGGACTCGCCCACAACGGCACCGCCGACGCCAAGGGCAATGCTACCTCCACGCAGCAGCGGGCCGCCAAGGCAGAGCGGGCCTCTGAGCCGGCCCCCGAGGGACACAACGGGTTGCATTTTGCCCAGGCTGCCGAACTGCTGAAGCGGGCCGGCATGCTCCTGCCTGGGGAGCAGGGTGGCGGCGCGGGCGACCCAGACGGCGTGTCGGCAGCAGATGCAGTAGGCCCTGCCGACTTCCCCCTA TCGGTGGCTTTCCCCTTCAACCCTGGCCTCTTCATCATGACACCTGCCGGAGTCTTCCTCGCCGACAGCGCGCTGCACATGGCCGGCCTGGCGGAGTACCCCATGCAGAGCGAGCTGGCCTCCGCCATCAGCTCGGGCAAGAAGAAGCGGAAACGCTGCGGCATGTGCCCGCCGTGCCGCCGGCGCATAAACTGCGAGCAGTGCAGCAGCTGCCGGAACCGCAAGACGGGCCACCAGATCTGTAAATTTCGCAAGTGCGAGGAACTTAAAAAGAAGCCGTCCGCTGCACTGGAG aaggTGATGTTGCCGACAGGAGCAGCGTTCCGATGGTTCCAGTAG